The Solibacillus daqui genome has a segment encoding these proteins:
- the lspA gene encoding signal peptidase II — protein sequence MYKYYGLAVFAVILDQWTKWLIVKNMELGERISIWDPWLGILSHRNRGAAWGMLEGQMWLFTIVTIAVIIAIIYFNHTEAKGKPMYHVSLMFLLGGAVGNFIDRLFRGEVVDFVDVLIPGINYHFPIFNVADAALTIAVIMLFITIIFEEKMNKKKVK from the coding sequence GTGTATAAATATTACGGATTAGCAGTGTTTGCAGTCATTTTGGATCAATGGACAAAGTGGCTAATCGTTAAAAATATGGAGCTTGGGGAACGTATTAGTATATGGGACCCATGGCTAGGCATTTTATCGCATCGTAATCGTGGTGCGGCTTGGGGTATGCTAGAAGGACAAATGTGGCTATTTACAATTGTGACAATTGCAGTAATTATCGCAATTATTTACTTTAATCATACAGAAGCAAAAGGAAAACCAATGTACCATGTGAGCTTAATGTTTCTTTTAGGCGGGGCTGTCGGTAACTTTATAGACCGTTTATTCCGTGGTGAAGTTGTAGACTTTGTTGATGTGCTCATTCCGGGCATTAACTATCACTTCCCAATTTTTAATGTTGCAGATGCAGCACTAACAATTGCTGTAATCATGCTATTTATTACGATTATTTTTGAGGAAAAAATGAATAAGAAAAAGGTGAAATAA
- a CDS encoding RluA family pseudouridine synthase, giving the protein MAVVTLTMEDFAGERIDKALSSMEASWSRSQISNWLDEERILVNGVNVKAKYKVKLGDVVEVDVPEVEDLEIVPEDLNLEIVYEDADVLVVNKPRGMVVHPAPGHATGTLVNGLMYHCKDLSGINGVARPGIVHRIDKDTSGLLMVAKNDVAHEGLVNQLVEKSVTRKYTALVHGHIAHEKGTIDAPIGRDQKDRQKQAIVDNGKHAVTHFQVMERFGEFSLVECRLETGRTHQIRVHMNYIGYPLAGDPKYGPKKTIDFGGQVLHAGVLGFVHPVTKEYLEFSAPLPADFQELLAELRK; this is encoded by the coding sequence ATGGCAGTAGTCACGTTAACAATGGAGGATTTTGCTGGGGAACGTATTGATAAAGCCCTTTCTTCTATGGAAGCTTCATGGTCACGTTCGCAAATTTCGAACTGGTTAGATGAAGAGCGCATTTTAGTAAACGGCGTAAACGTCAAAGCAAAATACAAAGTAAAGCTAGGGGACGTTGTAGAAGTAGACGTTCCTGAAGTGGAAGATTTAGAAATCGTTCCAGAAGATTTAAATTTAGAAATCGTGTATGAGGATGCGGATGTATTAGTTGTAAACAAACCTCGTGGCATGGTTGTACACCCTGCACCAGGTCATGCAACAGGCACGCTTGTAAATGGTTTAATGTATCATTGTAAAGACTTATCAGGAATTAATGGCGTAGCACGTCCTGGTATTGTGCACCGTATTGATAAAGATACATCGGGTTTATTAATGGTTGCTAAAAATGATGTTGCGCATGAGGGGCTAGTGAACCAGTTAGTCGAAAAGTCCGTTACACGTAAATATACAGCGCTAGTTCATGGGCATATTGCACATGAAAAGGGCACAATTGATGCACCGATTGGACGTGACCAAAAAGATCGTCAAAAGCAAGCGATTGTAGATAACGGCAAGCATGCGGTAACACATTTCCAAGTAATGGAGCGTTTTGGGGAATTTTCATTAGTAGAATGCCGATTAGAAACGGGCCGTACTCACCAAATCCGTGTACACATGAACTACATTGGCTACCCGTTAGCAGGAGACCCAAAATACGGACCAAAGAAAACGATTGATTTTGGGGGGCAAGTACTACACGCAGGCGTACTAGGATTTGTGCACCCTGTTACAAAAGAATATCTAGAATTTAGCGCACCATTACCAGCTGACTTCCAAGAGCTATTAGCGGAGTTGCGTAAATAA
- the pyrR gene encoding bifunctional pyr operon transcriptional regulator/uracil phosphoribosyltransferase PyrR, whose protein sequence is MQQTSVLLDGPSMNRAVTRIAHEIIERNKGIDEVILVGIKTRGAYLAKRLADRIETIEGKAIRTGEIDITLYRDDLSTKQVNDQAQVQQVDIEYQVSNQKIVLVDDVLYTGRTVRAALDAVMDLGRPSQIQLAVLVDRGHRELPIRADYVGKNVPTAGHERIVVNLEEVDGQDIVKIVKED, encoded by the coding sequence ATGCAACAAACTTCGGTATTACTAGATGGACCCTCAATGAATCGTGCCGTTACACGAATTGCGCACGAAATTATTGAACGAAACAAAGGCATTGATGAAGTAATTTTAGTCGGGATTAAAACTCGCGGAGCCTATTTAGCGAAACGATTAGCCGATCGAATTGAAACGATTGAAGGCAAAGCCATTCGAACAGGTGAGATAGACATTACGTTATATCGCGATGACTTATCAACAAAGCAAGTCAATGATCAAGCGCAAGTACAGCAAGTAGATATTGAATATCAAGTAAGTAACCAAAAGATTGTTTTAGTAGACGACGTACTTTATACAGGAAGAACAGTACGTGCTGCTCTCGATGCAGTGATGGATTTAGGGAGACCTTCCCAAATTCAGTTAGCCGTATTAGTAGATCGAGGTCACCGAGAGTTGCCAATTCGAGCAGATTATGTTGGAAAAAACGTTCCGACAGCTGGTCATGAACGCATTGTCGTCAACTTAGAAGAAGTAGATGGACAAGATATTGTAAAGATTGTAAAAGAAGATTAA
- a CDS encoding solute carrier family 23 protein has product MSSKAVLDINDKPSAVQLITLSLQHLFAMFGSTILVPTLVGLEPSIALLTSGIATIIFLLITQFKVPAYLGSSFAFISPIITVAGLDASGMAVNPGNAMIGAMAVGIVYAIVALLIRMTGYKWLMALLPPIVVAPVIIVIGLGLAGTAVDMAMNVNGEYNGLHFSAALVTLFTAIIFNVYFKNILSAMPILLGLVVGYLYSLAIGIVNFAPVKEASWFALPKFLIPGVDYDFTITGTILLAMVPVVIVTISEHIGHQLVLGKVVNRNYVKDPGLDRSLLGDGLGTLVSALIGGPPKTTYGENIGVLAITRVYSVYVIFGAAIAAVIISFFGKVMAIISTIPVSVLGGISILLFGIIASSGLRMFVDNNVDFGNNRNMVIASVILVIGIGGAKVEFGSLVVSGMALAAIIGVLLNLILPGRDKTVEDFD; this is encoded by the coding sequence ATGTCTTCTAAAGCAGTATTAGATATTAATGACAAACCTAGTGCCGTACAACTTATTACACTTAGTTTGCAACATTTATTTGCTATGTTCGGTTCAACCATTTTAGTACCAACATTAGTAGGGTTAGAACCTTCAATCGCATTATTAACAAGCGGTATCGCAACGATTATTTTCTTATTAATAACACAATTTAAAGTTCCTGCCTATTTAGGGTCTTCATTTGCTTTCATTTCACCAATTATTACTGTGGCAGGCTTAGATGCTTCAGGTATGGCCGTTAATCCAGGAAATGCGATGATTGGGGCAATGGCGGTCGGAATTGTTTATGCGATAGTCGCATTACTAATTCGTATGACCGGTTACAAATGGTTAATGGCTTTATTACCACCAATCGTTGTAGCACCCGTAATTATCGTTATAGGTTTAGGTTTAGCAGGTACAGCAGTAGATATGGCGATGAACGTAAACGGCGAATATAACGGATTACATTTTTCAGCTGCGTTAGTAACTTTATTCACAGCAATCATTTTCAACGTATACTTTAAAAATATTTTAAGCGCAATGCCAATATTATTAGGTTTAGTTGTCGGTTATCTATATTCGTTAGCAATTGGGATTGTTAACTTTGCCCCAGTTAAAGAAGCAAGCTGGTTTGCATTACCGAAGTTCTTAATTCCTGGTGTTGACTATGATTTCACGATTACAGGTACGATTTTACTGGCAATGGTTCCAGTTGTAATTGTAACGATTTCTGAACATATCGGTCACCAATTAGTATTAGGGAAAGTAGTAAACCGTAACTATGTGAAAGATCCAGGTTTAGACCGCTCGCTATTAGGGGATGGTTTAGGGACATTAGTTAGTGCATTAATCGGTGGTCCACCAAAAACAACTTACGGTGAAAACATTGGTGTATTAGCCATTACACGTGTCTATTCGGTATATGTAATCTTTGGAGCAGCAATTGCCGCGGTTATTATTTCTTTCTTCGGTAAAGTAATGGCGATCATTTCAACAATACCGGTATCTGTTTTAGGTGGTATTTCCATTCTATTGTTTGGTATTATCGCATCAAGTGGTTTACGGATGTTCGTAGATAACAATGTAGATTTCGGGAACAACCGTAACATGGTAATTGCATCGGTAATTTTAGTAATCGGTATCGGTGGCGCGAAAGTTGAATTCGGTTCACTCGTTGTATCTGGGATGGCATTAGCAGCTATTATCGGAGTATTATTAAACTTAATCTTACCTGGCCGTGATAAGACGGTAGA